From Caulobacter segnis, a single genomic window includes:
- a CDS encoding protein kinase domain-containing protein — translation MTLLQAQAPLRLKVDGYRKPLRLRSLGRAGALERFAVEGETVQAVRFAPIPEATAQYAAALDAFEALGRKLQAEAPRAALPVETVVRAASGVFWLQPPAEPTLEAWLAEHPGPVAEPVVAAFARRLAEALTELHAAGIVHGDLSPRAVLIDGDAVRLIGFMVDRRPFFRVLRSQEGLVEPGYAPPEAHDGALRHPIGPAADLYAASALLQRLLTGRPPPPANQAARLAGDNPWPDDVAASPALRTGIDAGLAPATEARPVDARTWLSGLNLPPRPAPGSRARRRPRRPSRTRSTCRRCRWPSRRPSNQRPPTPRSPWPAKRPDAASSAGGPPEA, via the coding sequence ATGACCTTGCTCCAGGCGCAGGCCCCACTTCGTCTGAAGGTCGACGGTTATCGCAAGCCGCTGCGCCTGCGATCGCTGGGCCGCGCCGGCGCGCTGGAGCGCTTCGCCGTCGAAGGCGAGACCGTACAGGCTGTGCGCTTCGCGCCGATCCCCGAAGCGACGGCCCAATACGCCGCCGCGCTGGACGCCTTCGAAGCGCTCGGGCGAAAGCTGCAGGCCGAGGCGCCGCGCGCGGCCCTGCCGGTAGAGACCGTCGTCCGGGCGGCGAGCGGGGTCTTCTGGCTGCAACCGCCCGCCGAACCGACGCTGGAGGCCTGGCTGGCCGAGCATCCCGGCCCCGTCGCCGAACCGGTGGTCGCCGCCTTCGCCCGCCGCCTGGCCGAGGCGCTGACGGAACTGCACGCGGCCGGGATCGTCCACGGCGATCTTTCGCCCCGCGCCGTGCTGATCGATGGCGACGCCGTGCGTCTGATCGGATTCATGGTCGACCGTCGGCCGTTCTTCCGCGTGCTGCGCAGCCAGGAAGGCCTTGTCGAGCCCGGCTACGCGCCGCCGGAAGCCCATGACGGCGCCCTGCGCCATCCGATCGGGCCGGCCGCCGATCTCTACGCGGCCAGCGCCCTCCTCCAGCGCCTGCTGACCGGCCGCCCCCCGCCCCCGGCCAACCAGGCCGCCCGCCTGGCCGGCGACAACCCCTGGCCCGACGACGTCGCCGCTTCCCCCGCGCTGCGCACCGGGATCGACGCCGGCCTCGCCCCCGCCACCGAAGCGCGCCCCGTCGACGCCCGGACTTGGCTGTCAGGCCTGAACCTCCCCCCGAGACCGGCGCCTGGTTCGAGGGCGCGGCGGAGGCCCCGCCGCCCGAGCCGGACGCGTTCGACCTGCCGCCGCTGCCGATGGCCGTCGAGACGCCCGAGCAACCAGAGACCGCCGACGCCCCGCTCACCCTGGCCCGCGAAACGCCCAGACGCCGCAAGCTCGGCTGGTGGGCCGCCGGAGGCGTAG
- a CDS encoding GTPase, protein MIYCEICTNAFSGEDFVDCPHCALAEGRVAKPAVHAVDKPAASVTMDEVIDTLRRMTPPETPSAIETPSTEPQAPEGLNESLRALVEQKVDQAFAASAEPPAVAESEPATVAPIVGQTTRELDVETLRRIRESGVFTVVLLGFPTAGKTWFLNRLKYELQEGDAYACYPRRAPPGDVENTTLFTAHRFRKGANDFYVIDIPGERFLRAVEGSFLGEANTLMRHLIFTGHAFLTLLPADETLLSELAHDVLWRRAAAGEAPPWTSPPCPQPRR, encoded by the coding sequence ATGATCTATTGCGAAATCTGCACCAACGCTTTCTCCGGCGAGGACTTCGTCGACTGCCCGCACTGCGCCCTGGCCGAAGGCCGTGTAGCCAAACCGGCCGTCCACGCGGTCGATAAGCCCGCCGCCAGTGTGACGATGGACGAGGTCATCGACACCCTGCGCCGCATGACGCCGCCGGAAACCCCGTCGGCCATCGAGACCCCGAGCACAGAGCCCCAGGCGCCCGAAGGCCTGAACGAAAGCCTGCGCGCCCTTGTCGAGCAGAAGGTCGACCAGGCCTTCGCCGCTTCGGCCGAGCCGCCGGCCGTCGCGGAGTCCGAACCGGCCACGGTCGCGCCGATCGTCGGCCAGACCACGCGCGAACTGGATGTCGAGACCCTGCGCCGCATCCGCGAGTCCGGCGTCTTCACCGTGGTGCTTCTGGGTTTCCCGACCGCCGGCAAGACCTGGTTCCTCAACCGCCTGAAGTACGAGTTGCAGGAGGGCGACGCCTATGCCTGCTATCCGCGTCGCGCGCCGCCGGGCGACGTGGAGAACACCACGCTGTTTACCGCCCACCGTTTCCGAAAGGGCGCCAACGACTTCTACGTCATCGACATCCCCGGCGAACGCTTCTTGCGCGCCGTGGAGGGCTCGTTCCTGGGCGAGGCCAACACGCTGATGCGGCACCTGATCTTCACGGGCCACGCCTTCCTGACCCTGCTGCCGGCCGACGAGACCCTGCTGTCGGAGCTGGCGCACGACGTCCTGTGGCGGCGCGCGGCGGCCGGCGAGGCGCCCCCGTGGACATCTCCACCCTGCCCCCAGCCCAGGCGCTGA
- a CDS encoding tyrosine-protein phosphatase yields the protein MDRRLFLTAAGATALAAADRVASPLDAKVARITPEAVRLTWTGANAVSVFVSADPDAKKPAIRPLKAASGGAADLLAPVSPRPYFLVTAADGRQVRVAERLLPLAGGHNFRDLGGWRAADGRQVRWGKIYRSGVMTDLTMADLDYLRTLGLTVICDLRSPSEREAEPNPFLKAGDPKVAAISYDRTTALSGLMKMTTPEAAIQGFANAYVDFLDLLAPHYADMFARLLANQGPLALNCSAGKDRTGMASALILSVLGAPRQTVIADYALSEAYVPTSHYLEQAVRGEAFGGFSQAQSQALAKLPVGVLEVVLGTNPEIMRRALTAIDARYGGPIAAAKARLGLTDDKIAALRRIYLG from the coding sequence ATGGATCGTCGCCTGTTCCTGACAGCCGCCGGGGCCACGGCCTTGGCCGCGGCGGACCGCGTCGCCTCCCCGCTGGACGCCAAGGTCGCGCGCATCACCCCCGAAGCCGTCCGCCTGACATGGACCGGCGCGAACGCGGTATCGGTGTTCGTCTCCGCTGATCCGGATGCAAAGAAGCCGGCCATACGCCCGCTGAAGGCCGCCAGCGGCGGCGCGGCCGACCTGCTCGCGCCGGTCTCGCCCCGGCCCTACTTCCTGGTCACCGCCGCCGATGGTCGCCAGGTCCGCGTGGCCGAGCGGCTGTTGCCCTTGGCTGGCGGTCATAACTTCCGCGATCTCGGCGGATGGCGCGCCGCCGACGGCCGACAGGTGCGCTGGGGAAAGATCTATCGTTCCGGCGTGATGACCGATCTGACGATGGCCGACCTGGACTATCTCCGGACGCTGGGCCTGACCGTCATCTGCGACTTGCGCAGCCCATCCGAACGCGAGGCCGAGCCGAACCCGTTCCTGAAGGCGGGTGACCCGAAGGTCGCGGCGATCAGCTACGATCGGACAACGGCTCTGAGCGGGCTGATGAAGATGACGACCCCCGAGGCGGCCATCCAGGGCTTCGCCAACGCCTATGTCGACTTCCTGGACCTGCTGGCGCCCCACTACGCCGACATGTTCGCGCGACTGCTCGCCAACCAGGGCCCGCTGGCCTTGAACTGCAGCGCCGGCAAGGACCGCACGGGCATGGCCTCGGCGTTGATCCTGTCGGTGCTGGGCGCGCCGCGCCAGACGGTGATCGCCGACTACGCGCTGAGCGAAGCCTATGTCCCGACGTCCCACTACCTTGAGCAGGCGGTGCGGGGCGAGGCGTTCGGGGGTTTCTCGCAAGCCCAGTCCCAGGCCCTAGCCAAGCTGCCGGTGGGCGTGCTCGAGGTGGTCCTGGGCACGAACCCCGAGATCATGCGCCGCGCCTTGACCGCGATCGATGCTCGGTATGGCGGGCCGATCGCCGCGGCCAAGGCGCGCCTTGGCCTGACCGACGACAAGATCGCCGCGCTTCGCCGTATCTATCTGGGGTGA
- a CDS encoding TonB-dependent receptor translates to MPTLHRLRAALLAGAALSGLSFVQAYAADATPTSDAELEPIVVTAQRRAERLQDVPISITSVSANRLEQSNFRSVTDLQYLVPGVQFETTNGTAFNIRGVGSTSWDFSNEKSVSLVVDDVVMDAQRDNGLMGLSDIQQIDVLMGPQGTLFGKNATSGVIAVTTVKPVLGAFSVKGDAAYGEREDRATNLTVNIPLGDRIALRVSGFAQGQEGYGRYTVLNQSMNTYREHGYRAKLLFAPSDHVELIYSSDYSRHWDNNNRTTVDGGSAFFTNLQIANGVTPSPKNDSNADSKMGVLRNTSWGQALRGQVQIGRDTLTSVTAYRDTRSFGAGPGDFTPVDKWAFVPFNQGSVKTWKFSQELRWASPTGGFVEYLAGLYYNRLSQDANQAQWATFGAPLPLTNITTTTGVVGNLGNAVRFRTTNITEAAFGQLKFNLSDKLSLSAGARFTKNDNSQTESFFYIDPMKALGLPLTFTPSGKPPSQPYGRVEGDNFSYRLAAQYRLNGDVMVYASYATGYKPGGTAFVGNNYSPYRDETVKSLEAGIKSELFERRVRLNASVFNSKFTDFQTSLLTFVPGNPVAVIATGNAGGLRSRGFETTFAWRAGENLTLSGGVTYADAQFTDFRYNATTNYAGTSLTNAPKWQGSLSANYDREIGAYRLKASLDYAYRTRTWSAVGQAANTELPGYGIANGRVSVTPANGGVEVGLYGRNLLDKYFSTAFEQYSTMSLTHRISRDAHRTLGVFAKYAF, encoded by the coding sequence ATGCCCACGCTTCATCGCCTTCGCGCCGCGCTGCTGGCCGGCGCCGCCCTCAGCGGCCTTTCATTCGTACAGGCGTACGCAGCCGACGCCACGCCGACCTCCGACGCCGAGCTCGAGCCGATCGTCGTCACCGCCCAGCGCCGCGCCGAGCGACTGCAGGACGTGCCGATCTCGATCACCTCGGTCAGCGCCAATCGGCTGGAGCAATCCAACTTCCGTTCGGTGACCGACCTGCAGTACCTCGTCCCCGGTGTGCAGTTCGAGACGACCAACGGCACGGCCTTCAACATCCGCGGCGTGGGCAGCACGTCGTGGGACTTCTCGAACGAGAAGTCGGTCAGCCTAGTGGTCGACGATGTCGTCATGGACGCCCAGCGCGACAACGGCCTGATGGGCCTTTCCGATATCCAGCAGATCGACGTGCTGATGGGCCCGCAGGGCACTCTGTTCGGCAAGAACGCCACTTCGGGCGTGATCGCTGTCACCACGGTCAAGCCGGTGCTGGGCGCCTTCTCGGTCAAGGGCGACGCGGCCTATGGCGAGCGCGAGGACCGGGCCACGAACCTGACGGTCAATATCCCGCTGGGCGACAGGATCGCCTTGCGTGTCTCGGGCTTCGCCCAGGGCCAGGAAGGCTACGGTCGCTACACCGTACTGAACCAGTCGATGAACACGTACAGGGAGCACGGCTATCGCGCCAAGCTGCTGTTCGCGCCGAGCGACCACGTCGAGCTGATCTATTCCAGCGACTATTCCCGCCATTGGGACAACAACAACCGCACCACCGTCGACGGCGGCTCGGCCTTCTTCACCAACCTGCAGATCGCAAACGGCGTGACGCCCAGCCCGAAGAACGACAGCAACGCCGACAGCAAGATGGGCGTCCTCAGAAACACCAGCTGGGGTCAGGCGCTGCGTGGCCAGGTGCAGATCGGCCGCGACACCCTGACCTCGGTCACGGCGTATCGTGACACGCGCTCGTTCGGCGCAGGTCCCGGCGACTTCACTCCGGTCGACAAGTGGGCCTTTGTGCCGTTCAACCAGGGCTCGGTAAAGACCTGGAAATTCAGCCAGGAACTGCGCTGGGCCTCGCCGACCGGCGGCTTCGTCGAGTATCTAGCCGGTCTCTACTACAACCGTCTGAGCCAGGACGCGAACCAGGCCCAATGGGCGACCTTCGGCGCACCGCTGCCCCTGACCAACATCACGACCACCACCGGCGTCGTCGGCAATTTAGGCAACGCCGTCCGCTTCCGCACCACCAACATCACCGAGGCCGCCTTCGGGCAGCTGAAGTTCAACCTGTCGGACAAGCTCAGCCTGTCGGCTGGCGCGCGCTTCACCAAGAACGACAACAGCCAGACCGAGAGCTTTTTCTATATCGACCCGATGAAGGCGCTAGGCCTGCCCCTGACCTTCACGCCGAGCGGCAAGCCGCCGTCGCAGCCCTACGGCCGGGTCGAGGGCGACAACTTCTCATACCGGCTTGCCGCCCAATACCGGCTGAACGGCGACGTGATGGTCTATGCGTCCTACGCCACCGGCTACAAGCCCGGCGGCACGGCCTTCGTCGGCAACAACTATTCGCCCTACAGGGACGAGACGGTCAAAAGCCTGGAGGCCGGGATCAAGTCCGAGCTGTTCGAGCGCCGGGTGCGCCTGAACGCCAGTGTGTTCAATTCGAAGTTCACCGACTTCCAGACCTCCCTGCTGACCTTCGTGCCGGGCAATCCAGTGGCGGTGATCGCGACCGGCAACGCTGGCGGCCTGCGTAGCCGAGGCTTCGAGACCACCTTCGCGTGGCGCGCAGGCGAGAACCTGACCCTGAGCGGCGGCGTGACCTATGCCGACGCCCAGTTCACCGACTTCCGCTACAACGCCACGACCAACTACGCTGGCACGAGCCTGACCAACGCCCCCAAGTGGCAGGGCTCGCTCAGCGCCAACTATGACCGCGAGATCGGAGCCTATCGCCTGAAGGCCAGTCTCGACTACGCCTACCGCACCCGCACCTGGAGCGCCGTTGGCCAGGCCGCCAACACCGAACTGCCTGGCTACGGCATCGCCAACGGCCGGGTCAGCGTCACGCCAGCCAATGGCGGCGTCGAGGTCGGCCTCTATGGCCGCAACCTGCTCGACAAGTACTTCTCCACGGCGTTCGAGCAGTACAGCACCATGAGCCTGACCCACCGGATATCGCGCGACGCGCACCGCACGCTTGGGGTGTTCGCCAAGTACGCCTTCTAG
- a CDS encoding TetR family transcriptional regulator, with protein sequence MPNRSDLQPVLHAAMSLVAADGLKGLSLRPLAEHLGQTVSALTHRFGLKDELLNALIEAAVIQDSAFLDRWLDRIQALNVRDGATMAELADAILSDLAGPEALRTRFYCELLQGVVSRPELAPAVAAWSARRLAFWTEATRGLDRAELDTILHAFSVGDAAYGLALGDLAAYRWLRKLNLRRLCCGLIPADNAQDLRQYQVFRQALGELFDDPSRPVTPPLTEWQAKAAPHISAVIIAEGADAVTHRAIAARAGLANSTLAYHFPRQEDLLRAGAVDMISRARQATAAPARESDFQLTAIQSARATFALALIATRMPGFKAVAADLRRQRGENYVGVLEREMGERVFDVVATQALSLTGMGRMMLDAVMDPAASDAGFKLSERMRATALVER encoded by the coding sequence GTGCCCAACCGTTCCGACCTGCAGCCCGTTCTCCATGCCGCCATGTCCCTTGTGGCGGCCGACGGCCTGAAGGGCCTAAGCCTGCGGCCGCTGGCCGAGCATCTGGGCCAAACCGTCTCCGCGCTGACCCACCGGTTCGGCCTGAAGGATGAGTTGCTCAACGCCTTGATCGAGGCGGCTGTCATCCAGGACAGCGCGTTCCTCGACCGCTGGCTGGACCGCATTCAGGCGCTGAATGTCCGCGACGGCGCGACGATGGCCGAACTGGCCGATGCGATCCTCTCCGATCTGGCCGGCCCTGAAGCCCTGCGCACGCGCTTCTACTGCGAACTCTTGCAGGGCGTGGTTTCGCGGCCGGAGCTGGCCCCGGCGGTCGCGGCTTGGTCAGCGCGGCGACTGGCGTTCTGGACGGAGGCGACCAGGGGATTGGACCGCGCCGAGCTGGACACCATTCTGCACGCGTTCAGCGTCGGTGACGCGGCCTACGGCCTGGCTCTCGGCGACTTGGCGGCCTATCGCTGGTTGCGCAAGCTGAACCTCCGCCGTCTGTGCTGCGGCCTGATTCCGGCCGACAACGCTCAAGACCTGCGGCAGTATCAGGTGTTCCGCCAGGCCCTGGGCGAACTGTTCGACGATCCGTCCCGTCCCGTCACACCGCCCCTGACCGAGTGGCAGGCCAAGGCCGCGCCGCACATCTCGGCGGTGATCATCGCCGAGGGCGCCGACGCCGTGACCCATCGGGCCATCGCCGCGCGAGCCGGCCTGGCCAACTCGACCCTGGCCTATCACTTCCCGCGCCAGGAGGACCTGCTGCGCGCCGGCGCCGTCGACATGATCTCGCGCGCCCGCCAGGCCACGGCGGCTCCAGCGCGGGAATCCGACTTCCAACTGACCGCTATCCAAAGCGCCCGCGCCACCTTCGCCCTGGCCCTGATCGCGACCCGCATGCCGGGCTTCAAGGCCGTCGCGGCCGACCTGCGTCGCCAGCGCGGCGAGAACTATGTCGGCGTCCTGGAGCGCGAGATGGGCGAGCGGGTGTTCGACGTGGTGGCCACCCAGGCCCTGTCGTTGACCGGCATGGGACGGATGATGCTGGACGCCGTCATGGATCCGGCCGCCAGCGACGCCGGCTTCAAGCTGAGCGAGCGGATGCGCGCCACTGCCCTGGTAGAACGCTGA
- a CDS encoding Sb-PDE family phosphodiesterase, whose protein sequence is MLKTSLAASIAAAALLSAQPAFAQSPDEMTWTRAGDTRRIDFPITAKGERVLAVDTHTHTVFSDGVVWPAVRVWEAEQDHLAAYAVTDHLDYQRYKADVRTGDDHNRAYEIAAEEAKRIGAKVLPIRGTEITRNAPWGHFNALFLKDANALPVDATMNLDPRPALRAAREQGAFVIWNHPWALPGLDAVADPMPAAQRGLVADHLVDAVEIANSSQYSAVAFDMALKHDLAVVGASDVHGPIDVDWQIPEGQHRTATLVIARDGSGAAIQEAMAHSRTAALYRQTLYGRRRELDEIVGGALRVVGRKRIESFLTKDVVELELRNDAFMPFQLRFAADSPLTSPRVVTIPASGKLVILFANVTDMEAFAPKVEVLNAFVDPRTNLILSLR, encoded by the coding sequence ATGCTGAAAACCTCTCTCGCCGCCTCCATCGCGGCCGCCGCGCTGCTGTCCGCGCAACCGGCATTTGCCCAGTCGCCTGACGAGATGACCTGGACCCGCGCCGGCGACACCCGGCGGATCGACTTTCCGATCACGGCCAAGGGCGAACGCGTCCTGGCTGTCGACACTCACACGCACACGGTTTTCAGCGACGGCGTTGTCTGGCCGGCCGTGCGCGTCTGGGAGGCCGAGCAAGATCATTTGGCTGCCTACGCGGTCACCGACCATCTCGACTACCAGCGCTACAAGGCCGACGTCCGTACGGGCGATGATCACAACCGCGCTTACGAGATCGCCGCGGAAGAGGCCAAGAGGATCGGCGCCAAGGTCCTCCCGATCCGAGGGACCGAGATCACCCGGAACGCGCCCTGGGGTCACTTCAACGCCCTTTTCCTGAAGGACGCGAACGCCTTACCGGTGGATGCGACGATGAACCTGGATCCGAGACCAGCCTTGCGGGCCGCTCGCGAACAGGGCGCTTTCGTGATCTGGAACCATCCTTGGGCGTTGCCCGGCCTGGACGCCGTGGCCGACCCCATGCCGGCCGCCCAGCGCGGTCTCGTGGCCGACCACCTGGTGGACGCCGTGGAGATCGCCAACAGCTCGCAATATTCCGCGGTCGCCTTCGACATGGCGCTGAAGCACGATCTGGCGGTGGTGGGGGCTTCGGATGTTCATGGTCCCATTGATGTCGACTGGCAGATCCCGGAGGGCCAGCACCGCACCGCGACTCTGGTGATCGCCAGGGACGGCTCGGGGGCCGCGATACAAGAGGCTATGGCGCACAGCCGCACCGCGGCGCTCTATCGTCAGACCCTCTATGGCCGGCGGCGCGAGCTGGACGAGATCGTCGGTGGCGCGCTGCGTGTCGTGGGCCGCAAACGGATCGAGAGCTTTCTGACCAAGGATGTGGTCGAACTGGAACTGCGCAACGACGCCTTCATGCCGTTCCAGCTGCGGTTCGCGGCAGACAGCCCATTGACCAGCCCTCGGGTGGTCACCATCCCCGCGTCTGGCAAGTTGGTGATCCTGTTCGCCAACGTCACCGACATGGAGGCGTTCGCGCCGAAGGTCGAAGTGCTGAACGCCTTCGTCGACCCGCGCACCAACCTGATCTTGTCCCTACGGTAG
- a CDS encoding MlaA family lipoprotein, protein MDGRRFLPTLAARGSGLCLALGLFAAGVLTSTALAQTRAEASNASPSATGVEAVNDPFQTFNRASYGFSMGVDRWVTGPIARAYMAVVPDPVRDRVSSAVNNLGEPRTLLNDIAQGRPKRAGVTASRFVINSMAGVLGLFDVAAELDLPAHRGDFGQTLGRYGVQPGVFLYIPVVGPMTVREGAGRVVDVVTDPVTLVGGNFRTTFGATRLGVTLVNTRTNLDPAVRALEHATDPYATVRSAYLQRRAALVREATGEVQALPDFDGAPSASLEAPPSAPTPSAPGPE, encoded by the coding sequence ATGGACGGACGCCGCTTTCTCCCCACGCTGGCGGCGCGTGGGTCCGGACTGTGCTTGGCGCTCGGCCTCTTCGCGGCGGGGGTGCTAACGTCCACCGCTCTGGCCCAGACCCGCGCGGAAGCCTCCAATGCGAGCCCGTCGGCGACCGGCGTCGAGGCTGTCAACGACCCCTTCCAGACGTTCAACCGCGCCAGCTACGGCTTCAGCATGGGCGTGGACCGCTGGGTGACCGGTCCGATCGCTCGTGCCTACATGGCCGTGGTGCCGGATCCCGTGCGTGACCGCGTCAGCTCGGCCGTCAACAACCTTGGCGAACCACGGACTCTCCTCAACGACATCGCCCAAGGCCGTCCCAAGCGTGCGGGGGTGACGGCCTCGCGCTTCGTTATCAATTCGATGGCCGGCGTGCTCGGACTGTTCGATGTCGCCGCCGAATTGGACCTGCCCGCCCATCGAGGCGATTTCGGTCAGACCCTGGGTCGTTATGGCGTCCAGCCAGGGGTGTTCCTCTATATTCCGGTTGTTGGCCCGATGACAGTGCGCGAAGGCGCGGGGCGGGTGGTCGACGTCGTGACCGATCCCGTCACCCTGGTCGGCGGCAATTTCCGCACGACGTTCGGGGCGACGCGGCTGGGCGTCACCCTCGTGAACACGCGGACCAATCTCGACCCCGCGGTTAGGGCGCTGGAGCACGCGACGGATCCCTATGCGACCGTACGGTCTGCCTATCTCCAGCGCCGCGCGGCCCTGGTGCGCGAAGCCACGGGCGAGGTTCAGGCCTTGCCTGATTTTGACGGCGCGCCGTCAGCGTCTCTCGAAGCCCCGCCGTCCGCCCCAACGCCCAGCGCGCCTGGGCCCGAATGA
- a CDS encoding Hpt domain-containing protein, whose amino-acid sequence MARRDISGAVDFAYLEGFAAGDFGVIDEVLALFREQAALWTPMLDPAHPGWKDAVHTVKGAARGVGAFALGEVCERCEAGEVGLDAVKSALDVALMDIAAYAHEQALRSLKG is encoded by the coding sequence ATGGCCAGACGAGATATTAGCGGAGCCGTGGATTTCGCTTACTTGGAAGGGTTTGCGGCGGGAGATTTCGGGGTCATCGACGAGGTGCTGGCGCTGTTTCGCGAGCAGGCCGCGCTGTGGACTCCGATGCTGGATCCCGCCCATCCCGGCTGGAAGGACGCGGTCCACACGGTGAAGGGCGCGGCGCGCGGGGTGGGGGCTTTCGCGCTGGGCGAGGTCTGCGAACGCTGCGAGGCGGGCGAGGTGGGGCTGGACGCGGTCAAGTCCGCCCTGGACGTCGCCCTGATGGACATCGCCGCCTATGCCCACGAGCAGGCCCTGCGGTCGCTAAAGGGCTAG